The proteins below come from a single Eubacterium limosum genomic window:
- a CDS encoding type II secretion system F family protein, translating into MGRVSKKQAMSSAELSALFTSMSMVLDSGVTVNDCLSMMVQDAEDSRFKRVLESVEKNLLEEYFLYKAMEKTGGFPEYALGMIEVGETSGRLAEVLASLGDYYLQEDGIKKQAKSAVLSPLLLIAMMAVVVLFLVYAIMPVFKDVFRQLGVDLSGASGNALAFQAGNVIMIVVGVVLVLLLGCVLFYVFSPAGKRFFNGLAERFVATRDIFYRLDAARFMGALSIFMTSGIAMEQALGLARQTVSSQAFGEKIDACRASVEQGEPFEEAVLKTGLLKGVYAKVLMGGSKSGSLDRAAAHISKIYFEEAQDKIDGLIAVIEPALVSLLSIAIGAILVAILLPLIGIMSNIG; encoded by the coding sequence ATGGGAAGAGTAAGTAAGAAGCAGGCCATGAGCTCTGCGGAGCTGTCCGCGCTGTTTACCAGCATGTCGATGGTGCTGGATTCGGGGGTCACTGTGAACGACTGCCTGTCAATGATGGTACAGGACGCGGAGGACAGCCGCTTTAAGCGTGTTCTGGAATCGGTCGAGAAAAATTTGCTGGAGGAATACTTCCTTTATAAAGCAATGGAAAAAACCGGCGGCTTTCCGGAATACGCACTGGGTATGATCGAGGTCGGCGAGACCTCCGGCCGCCTGGCAGAGGTGCTCGCCTCTCTGGGCGATTACTATCTGCAGGAGGACGGCATCAAGAAACAGGCCAAGAGCGCGGTTCTGAGCCCGCTTTTACTCATCGCCATGATGGCAGTAGTCGTGCTGTTTCTGGTGTACGCCATTATGCCGGTGTTCAAGGATGTGTTCCGCCAGCTGGGTGTGGACCTGAGCGGCGCCTCGGGCAACGCGCTGGCGTTCCAGGCTGGCAATGTCATTATGATTGTGGTGGGCGTTGTGCTTGTGCTGCTGTTAGGCTGTGTGCTGTTCTATGTGTTCAGCCCGGCGGGCAAGCGGTTCTTTAACGGACTGGCAGAGCGCTTTGTGGCCACGCGGGATATCTTTTACCGGCTGGACGCGGCCCGCTTCATGGGGGCGCTGTCGATCTTCATGACCAGCGGTATTGCCATGGAGCAGGCTCTGGGCCTGGCCAGGCAGACGGTGTCGAGCCAGGCCTTTGGCGAGAAGATCGACGCCTGCCGGGCTTCGGTGGAGCAGGGCGAGCCCTTTGAGGAAGCGGTGTTAAAAACCGGGCTGCTCAAGGGCGTTTACGCCAAGGTGCTCATGGGCGGCAGCAAAAGCGGTTCTCTGGACCGGGCGGCCGCGCACATTTCAAAAATTTATTTTGAGGAGGCCCAGGATAAGATCGACGGGCTGATCGCAGTCATCGAACCGGCGCTGGTCTCGCTTTTGTCCATTGCCATCGGCGCCATTCTGGTCGCAATTCTGCTGCCGCTCATCGGTATTATGTCTAATATCGGCTGA
- a CDS encoding TetR/AcrR family transcriptional regulator: MANNEAGIATKQKIIYYSKLLFYKNGFNKTTLKNICEAAEIPRTNLFHYFKDKTDIASFLTNDINNRFYGCVNQEIEARHYGGDLIQKGCTCIAAFFLSVMSDPKLNRFFSEIYLNHTGVIPGNDFYLSVFRTLYKAAKKNPETLEFKLFYITNTACQGEFLRQFMSGELNAPSTECVSYFLNQLLIGLSVPEEDKSIIAETAIRLSGQLKTSFLEVFWTEPDLKME, translated from the coding sequence ATGGCAAATAACGAAGCAGGAATTGCGACGAAACAGAAGATTATATACTACTCAAAGTTACTTTTTTATAAAAATGGGTTTAACAAAACAACACTGAAAAATATCTGCGAAGCAGCGGAGATCCCGAGAACGAATCTTTTTCACTATTTTAAGGATAAGACTGACATTGCGAGCTTTTTGACCAATGATATCAATAACCGTTTTTATGGATGCGTAAATCAGGAGATTGAGGCACGGCATTACGGTGGAGATTTGATTCAAAAGGGATGTACGTGTATTGCGGCTTTTTTTCTGTCCGTGATGTCTGATCCAAAGCTGAATCGTTTTTTTTCTGAGATTTACCTCAACCATACGGGGGTTATTCCTGGAAATGACTTTTATTTAAGTGTTTTCAGGACCCTGTATAAAGCGGCAAAAAAAAACCCGGAGACTTTGGAGTTTAAACTTTTTTATATTACAAATACTGCCTGCCAGGGAGAGTTTTTACGTCAGTTTATGTCAGGGGAACTAAATGCCCCAAGCACGGAATGCGTTTCTTATTTCTTAAACCAGCTGCTTATCGGACTGTCTGTGCCGGAAGAGGATAAATCGATTATTGCGGAGACCGCTATTCGCTTAAGTGGACAATTAAAAACTTCTTTTTTAGAAGTTTTTTGGACAGAGCCTGATTTGAAAATGGAATAA
- a CDS encoding uroporphyrinogen decarboxylase family protein, whose protein sequence is MENQNPVYLEKLDRLNKTIEKGTADRVPVLPIMETWAAFYGGANLEDAYVKNPNTLFNAYKKINETIYLDGILENGNLIPLKMMSNFGEGIYTLTDKGFVTKGSEGATMDPSEYPELVKNPLAFFANVIAPRKYPILKEDPEKNLDRLRKAFGDFMEFLQFNGQVDSRIENELGLPVLAKGVGFLTPDMILDFLRDFVGVSLDLRRHPEEFLAACDAIFEPALEMTLGSYPVADKRGVVFSPLHLPTFLKPKDFEKFYFPFMYKFVEEVAVKRGYRIFFFMENDWTPYLSILQGLPDADIIGLFEGGDLKHIKASIGNKFCIWGGMPLSLLRLGTEQECIDKAKECLDLYAPGGNYVFSTDMNLLSLEDAKPENLKAVCQYVHENGKY, encoded by the coding sequence ATGGAAAATCAAAATCCTGTATATCTGGAAAAACTGGATCGGCTGAATAAAACCATCGAAAAGGGAACAGCTGACCGTGTCCCCGTCCTGCCAATTATGGAAACCTGGGCCGCTTTCTATGGTGGAGCCAATCTTGAGGACGCCTATGTCAAAAATCCTAACACTCTATTCAACGCCTATAAAAAAATCAATGAAACGATCTATTTAGATGGCATTCTTGAAAACGGCAACCTGATTCCGCTGAAAATGATGTCCAACTTTGGCGAGGGCATCTATACATTGACCGATAAAGGCTTTGTCACAAAGGGCAGCGAGGGTGCAACAATGGACCCGTCTGAATACCCTGAGCTTGTAAAAAATCCACTTGCCTTTTTCGCAAACGTCATTGCGCCCAGAAAATACCCTATTTTAAAGGAGGACCCAGAAAAAAACTTAGACCGCCTTCGCAAAGCCTTCGGCGATTTTATGGAATTTTTGCAGTTCAACGGACAGGTTGACAGTCGAATCGAAAATGAACTTGGCCTTCCGGTTCTCGCCAAAGGTGTTGGCTTCCTCACACCTGACATGATTCTTGATTTTTTACGAGATTTTGTCGGTGTTTCATTGGATCTCCGCAGACATCCCGAAGAATTTTTAGCAGCCTGCGACGCAATTTTTGAGCCTGCACTCGAGATGACCCTCGGTTCCTATCCCGTCGCGGACAAACGCGGCGTTGTTTTCTCACCGCTTCACTTACCCACCTTCCTCAAACCTAAAGACTTTGAAAAATTTTATTTCCCATTTATGTACAAATTTGTGGAAGAGGTTGCCGTCAAGCGCGGGTATCGTATTTTCTTCTTTATGGAAAATGACTGGACGCCTTATCTCAGTATTCTTCAAGGACTTCCAGATGCAGATATTATCGGTTTGTTTGAAGGTGGAGACCTCAAACATATAAAAGCATCCATTGGAAATAAATTCTGTATCTGGGGCGGAATGCCACTGTCCCTGCTGCGTCTCGGCACAGAACAGGAATGCATTGACAAAGCTAAAGAATGTCTGGATTTATACGCTCCCGGTGGCAACTATGTCTTCTCCACTGATATGAATCTTCTTTCTCTTGAAGACGCAAAGCCTGAAAATTTAAAGGCTGTCTGCCAGTATGTACACGAAAACGGAAAATATTAG
- a CDS encoding DeoR/GlpR family DNA-binding transcription regulator, which yields MSKSLTADRRNRIAQILMKEGSIKVGNLSERFGVSTETIRKDIIYLEEEGIATKSHGGAIAKSDFVERPLNVKESEHADAKAAIATAAIRLIQPGAAVILDTGSTTGAIARQLLLKEGLTIFTNSVTIAAMLAESDNAVYLFGGLVRSSSKAAVGDWATSALAAVHADIAFLGSDGFKGLAGPSTLSYEEAEFKKKVIAASTATYTVCDSSKCQSAGLFAYAGWKDVTGLIIDQNIQESAAEDISRETKLILAKN from the coding sequence ATGAGCAAATCACTGACAGCAGACCGGCGGAACCGCATTGCCCAGATTCTCATGAAGGAAGGCAGCATCAAGGTTGGGAACCTGTCCGAGCGCTTTGGCGTCTCTACCGAAACCATCCGAAAGGATATCATCTATCTGGAGGAGGAGGGCATTGCGACCAAGAGCCACGGCGGCGCCATCGCGAAAAGTGACTTTGTGGAGCGCCCGCTCAATGTTAAGGAATCCGAGCACGCTGACGCCAAGGCCGCCATCGCCACAGCCGCCATCCGGCTTATCCAGCCCGGGGCCGCTGTAATACTGGACACGGGAAGCACCACTGGCGCCATCGCCAGACAACTGCTCCTGAAGGAAGGGCTGACCATTTTCACCAACTCGGTGACCATTGCAGCCATGCTGGCAGAATCTGACAATGCGGTATACCTGTTTGGCGGTTTGGTGCGCAGCAGCAGTAAAGCCGCGGTTGGCGACTGGGCCACCAGCGCGCTGGCGGCCGTGCACGCCGACATTGCGTTTCTGGGCTCTGACGGCTTCAAGGGACTGGCAGGCCCGTCCACGCTGTCCTACGAGGAGGCCGAGTTCAAGAAAAAGGTCATCGCTGCCAGCACAGCCACCTACACGGTGTGTGACAGCAGCAAATGCCAGAGCGCCGGGCTGTTTGCCTACGCCGGCTGGAAGGACGTGACCGGGCTGATCATCGACCAGAACATACAGGAAAGCGCCGCGGAGGACATTTCCAGAGAGACAAAGCTGATCCTGGCAAAGAACTGA
- a CDS encoding PTS mannitol transporter subunit IICBA, with amino-acid sequence MKEKVQVFGRFLSSMVMPNIGAFIAWGLIAALFIKTGWLPNEQLAQLVDPMSQYLLPLLIAYTGGKLTGGSRGGVMAAIATMGVVVATDVPMFLGAMIMGPFAGWVIKKFDALVEGHIKAGFEMLINNFSVGILGGILAILSYYVFAPAMLAATGAMAAGVQFFVNHSILPLASLFIEPAKVLFLNNAINHGILTPLGLQQVQEAGKSIFFLMESNPGPGLGILLAYCLAGKGSARDTAPGAIIIHFFGGIHEIYFPYVLMNPVLLLAVMGGGAAGVFTFNLLGAGLVGPASPGSILAIMAMVPKSGGYLGVLAGVAVAAVVSFAIALPLLKIFGKDENLEDAIAKKDAMKAAAKGETAPVLSPDTDVSAIRHIVFACDAGMGSSAMGATVLSKKLNAAGRDDICVEHASVSDIPSHAQIVVTHQDLRERAAHSAPQAELVLITNFMNAPEYDVLAARLSQIDTPADREAASICPETKAAHNASEILPLNSIQTGCAPDDKEAVIRRAGQMLVDSGCVDADYIPAMIKREESFATHIGNGIAIPHGVEEAKAKIKRTGLSVQLFPDGTPWGDVTVKVVIGIAGAGDDHLDILANIATKLAAPEAVDALMDKTPEELQIFFTQA; translated from the coding sequence ATGAAAGAGAAAGTTCAGGTTTTCGGCCGTTTTTTAAGCAGCATGGTTATGCCCAATATCGGCGCCTTTATCGCCTGGGGGCTGATCGCTGCCCTCTTTATCAAAACCGGGTGGCTGCCCAACGAACAGCTTGCACAGCTGGTGGACCCCATGAGCCAGTATCTGCTGCCGCTGCTCATTGCCTACACAGGCGGTAAGCTCACAGGCGGCTCCCGCGGCGGCGTTATGGCTGCCATTGCCACGATGGGTGTCGTTGTCGCCACGGATGTGCCGATGTTTTTAGGCGCCATGATTATGGGGCCCTTTGCCGGCTGGGTCATTAAAAAATTTGACGCCCTGGTCGAAGGGCACATCAAGGCCGGGTTTGAGATGCTGATCAACAATTTCTCGGTTGGCATTCTCGGCGGCATCCTCGCCATTCTGTCCTACTATGTCTTTGCGCCGGCCATGCTGGCTGCCACTGGCGCTATGGCTGCCGGCGTCCAGTTCTTTGTGAACCACAGCATCCTGCCCCTTGCCAGTCTCTTTATCGAACCGGCCAAGGTGCTGTTCCTGAACAACGCCATCAACCACGGTATTCTGACCCCACTCGGTTTACAGCAGGTTCAGGAAGCCGGAAAATCCATCTTTTTTCTCATGGAATCCAACCCGGGTCCTGGTCTTGGTATTCTGCTGGCCTACTGCCTCGCCGGGAAGGGCAGCGCCAGGGATACGGCGCCGGGCGCCATTATCATCCATTTCTTTGGCGGTATCCACGAGATTTATTTTCCCTATGTGCTCATGAACCCCGTCCTGCTTCTGGCGGTCATGGGCGGCGGCGCTGCGGGTGTCTTTACCTTTAACCTGCTGGGCGCTGGCCTGGTCGGCCCGGCCTCACCGGGTTCCATTCTCGCCATTATGGCCATGGTTCCCAAAAGCGGCGGCTACCTGGGCGTGCTGGCCGGTGTGGCCGTGGCAGCGGTCGTCTCCTTTGCCATTGCCCTGCCACTGCTCAAAATCTTTGGCAAAGACGAAAACCTCGAGGACGCCATCGCCAAAAAGGACGCCATGAAAGCCGCCGCCAAGGGCGAGACCGCCCCAGTCCTGAGCCCGGATACCGACGTTTCTGCCATCCGCCACATCGTTTTTGCCTGTGACGCGGGTATGGGCTCCTCAGCCATGGGCGCCACGGTTCTCAGCAAGAAGCTGAATGCGGCCGGCCGAGACGACATCTGCGTAGAGCACGCCTCTGTCTCCGATATTCCGTCCCACGCCCAGATTGTCGTGACCCATCAGGACCTGCGCGAAAGGGCCGCTCACAGTGCCCCTCAGGCAGAGCTTGTGCTGATCACCAACTTCATGAACGCGCCAGAGTACGATGTGCTGGCCGCACGCCTGTCCCAGATTGACACCCCAGCCGACCGCGAAGCGGCCAGCATCTGTCCTGAGACCAAAGCGGCCCATAACGCCTCCGAAATCCTGCCCCTTAACAGCATTCAGACCGGCTGCGCCCCCGATGACAAGGAGGCTGTGATCCGCCGGGCCGGCCAGATGCTTGTGGACAGCGGCTGCGTGGACGCAGACTACATCCCGGCCATGATCAAGCGCGAGGAATCCTTCGCGACCCATATCGGAAACGGTATCGCCATCCCCCACGGCGTTGAGGAGGCAAAGGCTAAAATCAAGCGAACCGGCCTGTCTGTCCAGCTCTTCCCAGACGGCACTCCCTGGGGCGACGTCACTGTGAAGGTCGTGATCGGCATTGCAGGAGCGGGCGATGACCACCTGGACATCTTAGCCAATATCGCCACCAAGCTGGCGGCGCCGGAGGCCGTTGACGCGCTCATGGATAAAACGCCAGAGGAGCTCCAGATATTTTTTACCCAGGCGTAA
- a CDS encoding zinc-binding dehydrogenase has translation MKAKAVRLYGKDDLRLEEFELPEIREDEILVKVMSDSICMSTYKLVDQGKAHKRCPQNVDTNPVIIGHEFAGVIVKVGEKWKDQFKPGQKFAQQPALNYKGKLDSPGYSYEWCGGATTYCIMPHEVMELGCLMPYEGKSFYKASLGEPMSCIIGGYHSNYHTNKRDHSHAMGTKAGGNILIMGGCGPMGLGAVEYGLNFENKPKRIVVTDIDDARIERARAVISPESAAQKGIELVYVNTAALEDAYDGLMAISEGHGYDDVFVYAPIRQVAELGDRLLAFDGCMNFFAGPTNKDFMADINLYNVHYTSSHIMGTTGGDNNDLIEANALAARGVIDPSVMVTHIGGIDSIAEATLGLPKIPGGKKLTYTQFDMPLTAIEDFAKLGETDPLFKKLADCCDAHNGLWNDDAEAILFRHFGICAEA, from the coding sequence ATGAAAGCGAAAGCAGTCCGTCTTTACGGAAAAGATGATTTACGGCTGGAGGAATTTGAATTGCCAGAGATCCGGGAGGATGAAATTCTGGTTAAGGTCATGAGCGACAGCATCTGCATGTCGACCTACAAGCTGGTGGACCAGGGCAAGGCCCATAAGCGCTGCCCGCAGAACGTGGACACTAACCCGGTCATCATCGGCCATGAGTTTGCCGGTGTAATTGTAAAGGTTGGTGAAAAATGGAAGGATCAGTTTAAGCCGGGCCAGAAATTCGCGCAGCAGCCAGCCCTGAACTACAAGGGAAAGCTTGATTCTCCGGGCTACTCCTACGAATGGTGCGGCGGCGCCACCACCTACTGCATTATGCCGCACGAGGTCATGGAGCTGGGCTGCCTGATGCCCTATGAGGGAAAAAGCTTTTACAAGGCGTCTCTGGGCGAGCCCATGAGCTGCATTATCGGCGGGTACCACTCAAACTACCACACCAACAAGCGCGACCACAGCCATGCCATGGGCACCAAGGCAGGCGGCAATATTCTCATCATGGGCGGCTGCGGGCCTATGGGGCTGGGCGCAGTGGAATACGGCCTCAACTTTGAGAACAAGCCAAAACGCATTGTGGTGACTGACATCGACGATGCCCGCATCGAACGGGCCAGAGCGGTGATCTCACCGGAAAGCGCAGCGCAGAAGGGCATCGAGCTGGTCTATGTGAATACCGCAGCTCTGGAGGACGCTTACGATGGCCTGATGGCCATCTCGGAGGGACACGGCTACGACGATGTTTTTGTGTACGCGCCGATCCGTCAGGTCGCTGAGCTGGGCGACCGGCTGCTGGCCTTTGACGGCTGCATGAACTTCTTTGCTGGCCCCACCAACAAGGACTTTATGGCCGATATTAACCTGTACAACGTCCATTACACCAGCAGCCACATCATGGGCACCACCGGTGGCGACAACAATGACCTCATCGAGGCCAACGCTCTGGCCGCCAGAGGCGTCATTGACCCGTCGGTGATGGTCACCCACATCGGCGGCATTGACAGCATCGCGGAGGCGACTCTGGGGCTGCCCAAAATTCCGGGCGGCAAAAAGCTCACCTACACTCAGTTTGATATGCCTTTGACGGCCATTGAAGATTTTGCTAAACTGGGGGAAACAGATCCGCTGTTTAAAAAGCTGGCAGACTGCTGCGACGCCCATAACGGATTGTGGAATGACGACGCTGAGGCCATCCTTTTCAGACATTTCGGCATCTGCGCCGAAGCCTGA
- a CDS encoding DUF2798 domain-containing protein, whose protein sequence is MTRINTGAFLWIPIFITFIEAFLISFIVSSILPIAKWGCDLALKLKIKPNSFIFILISNIPVTIILVLILSFCLTALNLGFSKDFMASWLQSIPTSLTAVYTVSVMITPLVNRLVEKSLH, encoded by the coding sequence ATGACCCGAATTAACACCGGCGCATTTTTATGGATACCGATATTTATAACTTTTATCGAAGCATTTTTAATTAGTTTTATTGTTTCTTCGATCTTACCAATCGCTAAATGGGGTTGTGATCTGGCCCTAAAACTAAAAATAAAACCAAACAGTTTTATTTTTATTCTGATTTCAAATATTCCTGTCACAATAATTCTGGTGCTCATTCTGTCATTTTGCTTAACCGCTTTAAATCTTGGTTTTTCAAAAGATTTTATGGCATCCTGGCTCCAGAGCATCCCCACTTCATTAACCGCTGTATACACTGTGTCTGTAATGATTACGCCTCTTGTCAACAGACTTGTCGAAAAAAGTCTTCATTAA
- a CDS encoding DUF4860 domain-containing protein, which translates to MFHNKQNESMLSTFVLPISLVCLFALSALVLTFLGSGNYKHIKANYDDTSEATVAVSYLSTKVRQNNRENAIIVVHTADGDRLEILEHIGEKAYRTVIYCQDGALYESTFTDGQPGGLEANAMRVADLNALRVRAEGSRLLNFEVTGKDGAVYTFSQSVVGADSQEAGDAQ; encoded by the coding sequence ATGTTTCATAACAAACAAAACGAGAGCATGCTGTCAACCTTTGTCCTGCCTATTTCACTGGTCTGCCTTTTTGCTTTGTCGGCTCTGGTGCTCACCTTTCTCGGCTCTGGCAATTACAAGCATATCAAGGCCAACTACGACGATACCTCCGAGGCGACAGTGGCGGTCTCCTACCTGAGCACCAAGGTGCGCCAGAATAACCGGGAAAACGCCATTATAGTGGTTCATACAGCGGACGGCGACCGCCTGGAAATACTGGAGCACATCGGGGAAAAGGCGTACCGGACCGTCATCTACTGTCAGGACGGCGCCCTGTATGAGAGCACCTTTACAGACGGACAGCCAGGCGGCCTCGAAGCCAACGCCATGCGCGTCGCGGATCTGAACGCCCTGCGTGTGCGCGCGGAGGGAAGCAGGCTCCTGAATTTTGAGGTGACGGGCAAGGACGGCGCGGTATACACTTTTTCGCAGAGCGTGGTCGGAGCGGACAGCCAGGAAGCAGGTGATGCACAGTGA
- a CDS encoding HAD-IIB family hydrolase translates to MKETIRVAFFDIDGTLASHKVESSNFLDRVPASARRALHALRENGIQPVIVTGREPSVIRQFVADLEMDTYIAANGLSLTHGGVEVWRQLLAPEVVAALLRELREVRDVGVVLESTAGNVLCWNESPYAVDYDVSIEGALERACEYGVYQLAIIGDGLKGRVRTAQEGLKARVVAPLVLDILPEAVSKASAIERMLGLLGFDRSQAIAFGDEENDLEMFGAVDYTVAMGNAIDALKQTATYVTDSVDEDGIYNACCHFGLI, encoded by the coding sequence ATGAAGGAAACCATTCGCGTCGCTTTTTTTGACATTGACGGCACGCTGGCCAGCCACAAGGTGGAGAGCAGCAATTTTCTGGACCGGGTGCCGGCCTCGGCGCGCCGGGCCCTGCACGCGCTCAGGGAGAACGGCATACAGCCCGTCATTGTGACTGGCCGTGAGCCCAGTGTGATCCGCCAATTTGTGGCGGATCTGGAGATGGACACCTACATTGCGGCCAACGGACTGAGCCTGACCCACGGCGGCGTGGAGGTCTGGCGGCAGCTCCTTGCGCCGGAGGTGGTCGCAGCGCTGCTGCGTGAGCTCAGGGAAGTCCGTGATGTGGGGGTTGTGCTGGAGAGCACTGCCGGCAACGTGCTGTGCTGGAATGAAAGCCCCTACGCAGTCGATTATGACGTGAGCATTGAGGGAGCCCTCGAACGGGCCTGCGAGTACGGTGTGTATCAGCTTGCCATCATCGGCGACGGGCTGAAGGGCCGTGTACGGACAGCGCAGGAGGGACTGAAAGCGCGGGTGGTAGCGCCGCTGGTGCTGGACATTCTCCCGGAGGCGGTGTCCAAAGCGTCTGCCATCGAGCGGATGCTCGGCCTGTTGGGATTTGACCGCTCACAGGCCATTGCCTTTGGCGATGAGGAGAATGATCTGGAGATGTTCGGCGCGGTGGACTACACAGTGGCGATGGGGAACGCCATCGACGCGCTGAAGCAGACCGCCACCTACGTGACCGACAGTGTGGACGAGGACGGTATCTACAACGCCTGTTGTCATTTCGGCCTGATCTAG
- a CDS encoding type IV pilus twitching motility protein PilT, which yields MELLDYLEESVARKASDVFIITNFPCSYRIDGKIVRGEGEVFTPQETERLIREIYDLTGGRSIEKFEENGDDDFSFALKGIGRFRANVYRQRGTLAAVIRVVSFGLPDPASLSIPQTVLELSKKKNGLVLVTGPAGSGKSTTLACIIDKINHEKSGHIVTMEDPIEYIHRHNQCIVTQREIPHDSQSYVTALKAVLRQSPDVILLGELRDLETIEIAMTAAETGQLVFSTLHTTGTANTIDRIIDVFSANQQHQIRTQLSMILQAVVSQQLVPTVDGSLTPAFEIMLVTPAIRNMIRDGKVHQIDSAIFSGTKDGMCTMDTSLLELYRQGRITEQTALMYSQNHESLAQKLKAAK from the coding sequence ATGGAATTACTGGATTATCTGGAAGAGTCGGTGGCCCGGAAGGCATCGGATGTTTTCATCATCACCAATTTTCCCTGCTCCTACCGCATCGACGGCAAGATCGTCAGGGGTGAGGGCGAGGTGTTCACACCCCAGGAGACCGAGCGCCTGATCCGTGAGATCTACGACCTGACCGGCGGCCGCTCCATTGAGAAATTTGAGGAAAACGGCGACGATGACTTCTCCTTTGCCCTGAAGGGCATCGGCCGTTTCAGAGCCAATGTGTACCGCCAGCGCGGGACGCTGGCAGCCGTGATCCGGGTGGTATCCTTTGGGCTGCCAGACCCGGCGTCGCTGTCGATTCCGCAGACAGTGCTTGAGCTCAGCAAGAAGAAAAACGGACTGGTGCTGGTGACCGGGCCTGCGGGCAGCGGAAAATCCACGACGCTGGCCTGCATCATCGATAAGATCAACCATGAGAAGAGCGGGCACATCGTGACAATGGAGGACCCCATCGAGTACATCCACCGCCACAACCAGTGCATTGTAACCCAGCGTGAAATCCCTCACGATTCCCAGAGCTATGTGACGGCCTTAAAGGCAGTGCTACGCCAGTCGCCGGACGTCATTCTCCTGGGTGAGCTCAGAGACCTTGAAACCATTGAGATCGCCATGACGGCAGCTGAGACTGGCCAGCTGGTCTTCTCGACCCTGCACACCACCGGCACCGCCAACACCATCGACCGGATCATTGACGTGTTTTCTGCGAACCAGCAGCACCAGATACGCACCCAGCTGTCCATGATTCTGCAGGCAGTGGTGTCCCAGCAGCTGGTGCCCACAGTGGACGGCAGCCTGACGCCGGCCTTTGAGATCATGCTGGTCACGCCGGCCATCCGCAATATGATAAGAGACGGCAAGGTGCACCAGATCGACTCGGCCATTTTCTCAGGCACCAAGGACGGCATGTGCACAATGGATACCAGCCTTCTGGAGCTGTACCGCCAGGGCCGTATCACCGAACAGACAGCCCTCATGTACAGCCAGAACCACGAATCGCTGGCCCAGAAGCTTAAGGCGGCCAAATAA
- a CDS encoding transglutaminase-like domain-containing protein: MVSPIKKIKYVLTVFLCLLMGLAGAGCGGSEASGSGTYTLPELVIPAYSGADTSSCDVGGFDTTGADSGYVMASYTGDVPAKLQVVKDGVKYNYDIPATGEYTIFPLQMGNGTYSIRLLVSVGDNRYTAVLEEDVDASVASEFAPFVVPNQIVDYNAGSACVAFAREQAAGMSSDADVVKAVYAYIKDHVTYDVAKAQSPPVGYIPSVDDTFSTNTGICFDYASLAAAMLRSCGIPTKVETGYISPSGIYHAWNEVYVKDSGWIEVGFKIDANTWTLLDLTFAAGSSKSDLSGFIGDGNENTYETQYTY, encoded by the coding sequence ATGGTGAGCCCCATAAAGAAAATTAAATATGTTCTGACTGTTTTTTTATGCCTTCTGATGGGTCTGGCCGGTGCGGGCTGCGGCGGTTCGGAGGCCTCGGGAAGCGGCACCTACACGCTGCCGGAGCTGGTGATTCCAGCCTATTCCGGCGCGGACACCTCGAGCTGTGATGTGGGCGGCTTTGACACCACCGGCGCGGACAGCGGCTATGTGATGGCGAGCTACACGGGGGACGTGCCGGCCAAGCTTCAGGTGGTCAAGGACGGCGTGAAATACAATTACGATATACCCGCCACAGGCGAGTACACGATTTTCCCGCTTCAGATGGGAAACGGTACCTATTCCATACGGCTGCTGGTGAGCGTGGGTGATAACCGCTACACGGCTGTGCTGGAGGAGGATGTGGACGCTTCGGTCGCAAGTGAGTTCGCGCCCTTTGTGGTGCCGAACCAGATTGTGGACTACAACGCGGGCAGTGCCTGTGTGGCCTTTGCCAGAGAGCAGGCTGCCGGCATGAGCTCGGACGCGGACGTGGTCAAGGCGGTCTACGCCTACATTAAGGACCATGTGACCTATGACGTCGCCAAGGCTCAGTCGCCGCCGGTGGGTTACATTCCCTCAGTGGACGACACTTTTTCAACCAATACGGGCATCTGCTTTGATTACGCGTCGCTGGCGGCAGCCATGCTGCGGTCCTGCGGCATCCCGACCAAGGTGGAGACGGGCTACATATCGCCTTCGGGCATCTACCATGCCTGGAACGAGGTCTACGTGAAGGACTCGGGCTGGATTGAAGTGGGCTTTAAGATTGACGCGAATACCTGGACGCTGCTGGACCTGACCTTTGCGGCAGGCTCCTCGAAAAGCGATCTGTCAGGTTTTATCGGCGACGGCAATGAGAATACCTATGAAACGCAATATACCTATTAG